One region of Armigeres subalbatus isolate Guangzhou_Male chromosome 3, GZ_Asu_2, whole genome shotgun sequence genomic DNA includes:
- the LOC134221497 gene encoding uncharacterized protein LOC134221497, whose amino-acid sequence MEVLTQRYEDKRVVVDKHVENLFNLPKVSQENASNLRKIIDTCTKNVEALKHQNLPVDGLGEQMLVNLIAGKMDKKLRVAWEARQTKNVLSTYPATMDFLEDQCRIYEKLDTCTKPSAESAKLKTMARSHTLISSESKTERNEHKCQVCKANHELWKCEAFKNKTVSEKYDLLKKCGACFNCFGRGHRTNACSSSHSCRECGKRHHTTLHENNGRNIMNRATIPVESTATPVVEPDVNSTTAIPAGTMTTLCARASEIEKQTLLSTAIVLVDGLASTPYPCRVLLDSASQMNFVTERFANLLSLKMIPADFTVSGLNSNKTRIGRMLHTTVRSCHTNLSIDLDLLVTAKITGDLPVKSFDVSGWPISSKLALADPTFNKRGRVDMLIGAEYFWSLLEEGRFELGTNLPTLSNTKLGWIAGGIIRHDAPIIAHTFCQTISDESLIELLRSFYSVEACDEIRPTEGVDEDMCLEHFRQTHQRTKEGRYVVRHPFNERKNELGSSREMALKRFLHLERKLERQPELKEQYSQFIAEYEQLGHMREIQEEPNENVGSVGIHPQDASYQRIFWRYNRNDPLTVRELLTVTYGLGPSPFQATMALRQTAVDHKDEFPEAAKIFERGTYMDDILTGADTLPKACQLQRDVTELLAKGCFGAHKWCANHSDIVQNIPEELRGNSFEVTDDNSKTMVKTLGVAWNPIQDWFSVSVPDYDDMDGLTRRRLLSQLAKIFDPLGFFGPVITTAKLILREVGDVGSDVGSKWRRFRIEMKMLQQVQLPRWISWNNSLKLELHGFADASDSAYGACLWKYIPTNENPADLISRGEHPKKLIESNIWWNGPSMLNCLSVAEKAEEAEMLDEELPELRSGVVLTATAPVERLSIFDKVSSFLKIVRSMAYLTRFLNYIMSKKKNVIKGSLTADEISKSILLIVRLIQQETFKPEILALMSGENTKHRLNGLKAFIDPEDGILRVGGRLKRAFIPYDSRHQMLLPSTHPVTEALIQYLHLENSHIGQKGLLAIVRQRY is encoded by the exons ATGGAGGTGCTTACCCAACGTTACGAAGACAAACGAGTCGTTGTTGACAAACACGTTGAAAACCTTTTCAACCTACCAAAGGTAAGCCAAGAAAATGCAAGTAACTTGCGGAAAATTATCGATACTTGCACCAAGAATGTGGAGGCACTGAAGCACCAGAACTTACCTGTGGATGGGCTTGGTGAGCAGATGCTAGTGAACCTGATTGCCGGAAAAATGGACAAGAAGCTACGAGTGGCTTGGGAAGCTCGTCAGACGAAGAATGTGCTTTCTACCTATCCGGCAAcaatggatttcctggaagatcaGTGCCGTATATACGAGAAGCTCGACACCTGTACGAAACCATCAGCTGAAAGTGCCAAACTAAAAACGATGGCTAGAAGCCATACGTTAATATCAAGTGAATCGAAGACTGAAAGAAATGAACACAAGTGTCAAGTGTGTAAGGCAAACCATGAACTTTGGAAGTGCGAAGCCTTTAAGAACAAAACTGTCAGTGAAAAATACGATTTGCTTAAAAAGTGCGGCGCTTGCTTTAACTGCTTTGGCAGAGGTCATCGAACAAACGCGTGTTCTTCATCACATTCCTGCCGAGAGTGTGGAAAAAGGCATCACACCACGCTTCATGAGAACAACGGAAGAAATATTATGAATCGTGCCACAATACCAGTGGAATCGACTGCAACACCCGTTGTAGAACCCGATGTTAACTCAACGACCGCTATTCCAGCAGGAACGATGACAACCCTGTGTGCAAGAGCAAGTGAAATTGAGAAGCAGACTCTACTTTCAACGGCCATTGTTTTGGTCGATGGCTTAGCCAGTACTCCCTACCCATGCCGAGTGCTGCTTGACTCCGCTTCGCAAATGAATTTCGTTACGGAGCGTTTTGCGAATCTCCTCTCGTTGAAAATGATACCCGCTGACTTCACAGTTAGTGGACTCAATAGCAACAAAACTAGGATTGGTCGAATGCTACACACTACGGTCAGGTCTTGCCATACAAACCTATCTATTGACTTGGACTTGCTGGTAACTGCCAAAATCACTGGCGATCTGCCGGTGAAATCATTCGACGTTTCTGGATGGCCAATCTCGAGCAAATTGGCGCTAGCTGATCCGACCTTCAACAAGCGAGGACGTGTCGATATGCTTATCGGCGCCGAATACTTTTGGAGTTTATTGGAAGAGGGCCGATTCGAACTTGGAACCAATCTCCCAACACTAAGTAATACCAAGCTGGGTTGGATTGCTGGAGGAATAATAAGGCATGATGCGCCAATCATTGCACATACCTTCTGCCAGACAATAAGTGACGAGTCACTCATCGAGCTACTAAGAAGCTTCTATAGCGTAGAGGCTTGTGATGAGATTCGGCCAACTGAAGGAGTGGACGAAGATATGTGTTTAGAGCATTTCCGACAAACACATCAACGAACTAAGGAGGGAAGGTATGTTGTGCGACACCCCTTTAATGAACGGAAAAATGAATTGGGAAGTTCTCGTGAAATGGCGTTAAAACGGTTCCTTCACTTGGAGCGCAAACTTGAGAGGCAACCGGAACTGAAGGAACAGTATTCGCAGTTTATAGCAGAGTACGAGCAGTTAGGCCACATGCGAGAGATACAGGAAGAGCCAAACGAGAACGTGGGATCG GTTGGAATACATCCGCAAGACGCCAGCTATCAACGTATATTCTGGCGATACAACCGAAACGATCCTCTGACCGTACGAGAGCTATTGACGGTTACATACGGCTTGGGGCCGTCGCCGTTTCAAGCAACCATGGCGCTGAGGCAAACTGCTGTTGACCACAAGGATGAGTTTCCAGAAGCAGCTAAGATATTTGAAAGGGGTACATACATGGATGACATCCTGACGGGCGCCGATACTTTACCCAAGGCGTGTCAACTTCAACGTGATGTGACGGAGTTACTGGCGAAGGGCTGTTTTGGTGCTCATAAGTGGTGTGCTAATCATTCGGACATTGTTCAAAACATTCCTGAAGAGCTACGAGGTAACTCTTTTGAAGTAACGGACGACAATTCCAAAACGATGGTAAAGACTCTGGGCGTGGCATGGAATCCAATTCAGGATTGGTTTTCCGTGTCAGTTCCAGACTACGATGATATGGATGGATTGACTCGTAGAAGGCTCCTGAGTCAACTAGCAAAAATTTTCGATCCTCTGGGCTTCTTTGGTCCGGTGATAACAACAGCGAAGCTAATTCTGCGAGAGGTTGGTGACGTTGGTTCCGACGTTGGTTCCAAATGGCGGCGTTTTCGAATCGAGATGAAGATGCTGCAGCAGGTACAGCTGCCGAGGTGGATATCCTGGAATAATAGTCTCAAACTTGAACTGCACGGATTTGCGGATGCTTCGGATTCGGCGTACGGAGCATGCCT CTGGAAATATATTCCCACCAACGAAAACCCCGCCGATCTAATATCTCGCGGCGAGCATCCGAAGAAATTGATTGAATCGAATATATGGTGGAATGGACCATCAATGCTCAACTGCCTTTCTGTAGCTGAAAAGGCTGAAGAAGCCGAGATGCTAGACGAAGAGTTGCCGGAATTGCGTTCTGGTGTAGTGCTAACTGCGACCGCTCCTGTTGAACGACTGTCTATTTTTGACAAGGTCAGCAGTTTTTTGAAGATCGTTCGTAGCATGGCCTACTTAACACGTTTCCTGAATTACATTATGTCCAAGAAGAAGAATGTTATCAAAGGCTCACTCACTGCTGACGAAATTAGTAAATCGATACTTTTGATAGTGCGGTTGATTCAACAGGAAACTTTCAAACCAGAAATCCTTGCATTGATGAGTGGCGAGAATACCAAACATCGTCTCAACGGATTGAAGGCTTTCATAGACCCCGAAGACGGCATTTTACGTGTAGGTGGAAGACTCAAACGAGCCTTTATACCATATGATAGTCGTCATCAAATGCTACTGCCTTCTACACATCCAGTCACCGAAGCACTCATACAATATTTGCACTTGGAAAACTCGCACATCGGGCAGAAGGGTCTGCTCGCGATTGTGCGGCAACGGTATTGA